The proteins below are encoded in one region of Legionella antarctica:
- a CDS encoding toprim domain-containing protein translates to MTVIKLNQNNAGKDEKSDPIKQSFGRKEGYYVELNKAYQKEKTYVTEGVETGLSIVSVDNKARVVTVLGKGNFKNIKHHNLGKEVVLCVDNDGKDTYKTSLIIDALDTAVPATSFSPPIGNRIFPIYSSWAATSNSQII, encoded by the coding sequence TTAAGCTTAATCAAAATAATGCAGGGAAAGATGAGAAATCAGATCCAATAAAGCAAAGTTTTGGCAGAAAAGAGGGTTACTATGTGGAGCTTAATAAAGCGTATCAAAAAGAAAAAACATACGTTACAGAAGGGGTTGAAACAGGGCTTAGTATCGTCAGTGTAGATAACAAGGCACGAGTAGTAACAGTACTTGGGAAGGGTAATTTTAAGAATATAAAACATCACAATTTAGGTAAAGAAGTGGTCTTGTGTGTCGATAATGATGGCAAGGATACCTATAAAACAAGCCTTATTATAGATGCTCTTGATACAGCGGTTCCCGCTACCAGTTTCTCCCCACCGATAGGTAATAGAATATTCCCTATCTATTCCTCATGGGCAGCAACAAGCAATTCACAAATCATCTGA